The following are from one region of the Bradyrhizobium septentrionale genome:
- the rnpA gene encoding ribonuclease P protein component, which yields MDRLRQRADFLAVANGVRANTAAFVLQGRRRDDQGPIRVGYTVTKKNGTATERNRIRRRLREVIRRVDAIYMRPHHDYVLVGRRDALTRDFATMLDDLRSALRRLDRPAPKAGNTSAPNPNGMTRP from the coding sequence ATGGATCGGCTGAGGCAGCGGGCGGATTTCCTCGCCGTTGCCAATGGCGTGCGGGCGAATACCGCAGCTTTTGTGCTGCAGGGCCGCCGCCGCGACGATCAGGGCCCGATCCGCGTCGGCTATACCGTCACCAAGAAGAATGGCACCGCGACCGAGCGCAATCGCATTCGCCGCCGGCTTCGCGAAGTGATTAGACGGGTCGATGCCATATACATGCGGCCGCACCATGATTATGTGCTAGTCGGCCGTCGTGACGCGCTGACCCGCGACTTTGCGACCATGCTTGACGACCTGCGGTCGGCGCTGCGCCGCCTCGACCGGCCTGCGCCAAAGGCGGGTAACACAAGCGCGCCCAATCCGAACGGAATGACGAGACCATAA
- the yidC gene encoding membrane protein insertase YidC yields MSDNRNTILAVILSGFVLIAWQYFYNVPQMEKQREVQRQAEVQKPAAQPAAPGATPGAAPGTSASPAPGAPAADAPVASREAVLASGPRIKIDTPRVTGSIALKGARIDDLALVQFRETVDPKSPAVVLLSPSGTAEPYYAEFLWLTANGSSVKTPNGETVWQQEGSNSLSPTSPVTLKYDNGQGLIFRRTIAIDDRYLFTVKDEVNNLGSAPVTLYPFGLISRGGKPPVSGYAILHEGPIGYLGEHGLQEYTYKNIDEAKTSTGGNSRGVVFSKVTNGWLGITDKYWATALLPDTDATLETARFTTGDKRYQADYMLGGQTIPIGGTAVASGRLFAGAKEAAVVGLNFPLVGFGGYNKQLGLNHFDLLIDWGHFYFITKPMFLALDWFYRLVGNFGIAILLVTVIVKLLFFPLANKSYASMAKMKSVQPQLAALKERYPDDRVKQQQEMMEIYKKEKINPIAGCLPVALQIPVFFSLYKVLFITIEMRHAPFFGWIKDLSAPDPTNLFTLFGLIPFDPIALLGPHIGAYLVMGIWPIIMGITMWVQMKLNPAPPDPTQKMIFDWMPLIFTFMLAGFPAGLVIYWAWNNTLSVLQQSFIMRKNGVKVELFDNLKSTFQKKSVTTETKKAT; encoded by the coding sequence ATGTCCGACAACCGCAACACGATCCTTGCCGTCATTCTGTCCGGCTTCGTCCTGATCGCCTGGCAATATTTCTACAATGTGCCGCAGATGGAGAAGCAGCGCGAAGTCCAGCGCCAGGCCGAGGTGCAGAAGCCAGCGGCTCAGCCGGCGGCTCCGGGTGCCACTCCTGGCGCCGCTCCGGGGACTTCTGCGTCGCCGGCGCCGGGCGCACCTGCTGCCGACGCCCCGGTGGCGAGCCGCGAGGCGGTGCTCGCTTCCGGCCCGCGCATCAAGATCGACACGCCGCGCGTCACCGGCAGCATCGCGTTGAAGGGCGCCCGGATCGACGATCTCGCGCTGGTCCAGTTCCGCGAGACGGTCGACCCCAAATCGCCGGCTGTCGTGCTGCTGTCGCCGTCGGGCACGGCCGAGCCTTACTATGCCGAGTTCCTGTGGCTGACCGCCAACGGCTCGTCGGTGAAGACCCCGAATGGCGAAACCGTCTGGCAGCAGGAAGGGTCGAACAGCCTGTCGCCGACGAGCCCGGTGACGCTGAAATACGATAACGGCCAGGGGCTGATCTTCCGCCGCACCATCGCGATCGACGATCGCTACCTCTTCACCGTCAAGGACGAGGTCAACAATCTCGGCAGCGCCCCGGTCACGCTGTATCCGTTCGGGCTGATCTCGCGCGGCGGCAAGCCGCCGGTCTCCGGCTACGCGATCCTGCACGAAGGCCCGATCGGCTATCTCGGCGAACATGGCCTGCAGGAATACACCTACAAGAACATCGACGAGGCCAAGACCTCGACCGGCGGAAACTCGCGCGGCGTCGTGTTCTCGAAGGTCACCAACGGCTGGCTCGGCATCACCGACAAATACTGGGCCACGGCGCTGCTGCCCGACACCGACGCAACGCTCGAAACCGCGAGGTTCACCACCGGCGACAAGCGCTACCAGGCCGACTACATGCTCGGCGGGCAGACCATCCCGATCGGCGGCACCGCCGTCGCCAGTGGGCGGCTGTTCGCCGGCGCGAAGGAGGCCGCTGTCGTCGGCCTCAACTTCCCGCTGGTCGGCTTCGGCGGCTACAACAAGCAGCTCGGCCTCAACCATTTCGATCTGCTGATCGACTGGGGCCACTTCTACTTCATCACCAAGCCGATGTTCCTGGCGCTCGACTGGTTCTATCGCCTGGTCGGCAATTTCGGCATCGCGATCCTGCTGGTGACCGTGATCGTGAAGCTGCTGTTCTTCCCGCTCGCCAACAAGTCCTACGCCTCGATGGCGAAGATGAAGTCGGTGCAGCCGCAGCTCGCCGCGCTGAAGGAGCGCTATCCTGACGACCGCGTGAAGCAGCAGCAGGAGATGATGGAGATCTACAAGAAGGAGAAGATCAACCCGATCGCCGGTTGTCTTCCCGTCGCCTTGCAGATCCCGGTGTTCTTCTCGCTCTACAAGGTGCTGTTCATCACCATCGAAATGCGGCACGCGCCGTTCTTCGGCTGGATCAAGGACCTCTCGGCGCCCGATCCGACCAACCTGTTCACGCTGTTCGGGCTGATTCCGTTCGACCCGATCGCGCTGCTCGGACCGCATATCGGGGCCTATCTGGTGATGGGCATCTGGCCGATCATCATGGGCATCACGATGTGGGTCCAGATGAAGCTCAACCCGGCGCCGCCGGATCCGACCCAGAAGATGATCTTCGACTGGATGCCGCTGATCTTCACCTTCATGCTGGCGGGCTTCCCGGCGGGCCTCGTGATCTACTGGGCCTGGAACAACACGCTCTCCGTGCTGCAGCAGAGCTTCATCATGCGCAAGAACGGCGTGAAGGTAGAGTTGTTCGACAATCTCAAATCCACGTTTCAAAAAAAAAGCGTGACGACTGAGACCAAGAAAGCGACGTAG
- the yihA gene encoding ribosome biogenesis GTP-binding protein YihA/YsxC yields the protein MSTEPDAALIEQGRKLFAGDWRFIWASPSIETLPPMAGLEVAFAGRSNVGKSSLINALTGRNALARTSHTPGRTQELIFFEGPENADFRLVDMPGYGYASAPKTKVASWTALIHKFLLGRATLARVYVLIDARHGIKDVDLDVLKTLDKSAVSYQVVLTKADQVKAGELKTVIADTSATLAKHPAAFPELLVTSSRTGDGMPELRAAMVRLIEERRR from the coding sequence ATGAGCACCGAACCCGATGCGGCGCTGATCGAGCAGGGACGAAAGCTGTTCGCCGGCGACTGGCGTTTCATCTGGGCCTCGCCCTCGATCGAGACGCTGCCGCCGATGGCCGGCCTCGAGGTCGCCTTTGCCGGCCGCTCCAATGTCGGCAAATCGAGCCTGATCAACGCGCTGACCGGCCGCAATGCGCTAGCTCGCACCTCGCATACGCCGGGGCGCACCCAGGAACTGATCTTCTTCGAGGGCCCGGAAAACGCGGACTTTCGTCTCGTCGACATGCCCGGTTACGGCTACGCCTCGGCGCCGAAGACCAAGGTGGCGTCATGGACGGCGCTGATTCACAAGTTCCTGCTCGGGCGCGCCACGCTGGCGCGGGTCTATGTGCTGATCGACGCACGCCACGGCATCAAGGACGTCGACCTCGACGTGCTGAAGACGCTGGATAAGTCCGCGGTCAGCTATCAGGTCGTGCTGACCAAGGCCGACCAGGTCAAGGCCGGCGAACTGAAGACCGTGATCGCCGACACGTCAGCGACGCTGGCAAAGCATCCCGCCGCGTTCCCCGAACTGCTGGTGACCTCGTCGCGGACCGGCGACGGCATGCCGGAGTTGCGCGCCGCGATGGTGCGGCTGATCGAGGAACGGCGCCGATGA
- a CDS encoding DUF423 domain-containing protein gives MNGLSRLLICVAAVMGACGVMLAAGAAHLPDATRLAAASTMLLFHAPAAIATIAVADRAVIHAKFGITAAAGFVIAASLFAGDLVLRQYAGHGLFPMAAPTGGTLLILSWLVLAVAAMWPRR, from the coding sequence ATGAACGGCCTATCCCGCCTTCTGATCTGCGTTGCCGCCGTGATGGGCGCCTGCGGCGTGATGCTGGCGGCGGGCGCAGCCCATTTGCCAGATGCCACGCGGCTGGCGGCGGCGTCCACGATGCTGCTGTTCCATGCACCCGCCGCCATCGCGACCATCGCCGTTGCGGACCGCGCGGTCATCCATGCGAAGTTCGGAATTACGGCAGCGGCCGGCTTCGTCATCGCTGCGTCATTGTTCGCGGGCGACCTCGTGCTGCGCCAATATGCCGGCCATGGATTGTTTCCGATGGCCGCCCCGACTGGCGGAACGCTGCTGATCCTGAGCTGGCTGGTGCTGGCGGTCGCAGCGATGTGGCCGAGGCGGTGA
- the argB gene encoding acetylglutamate kinase yields MTDQHISPLDQARILSEALPHMQEYDEETIVIKYGGHAMGAEDTAKAFARDIVLLEQTAINPVVVHGGGPQIATMLKRLGIQSEFAAGLRITDAATIEIVEMVLAGSVNKQIVGYINEAGGKAVGLSGKDGNMVKASKTTRTMVDPDSNIEKAVDLGFVGDPEKVDLTLLNQLIGYELIPVLAPLATSQDGQTLNINADTFAGAIAGALKAKRLLLLTDVPGVLDKSKKLIPDLSIKEARKLIADGTISGGMIPKVETCIYALEQGVQGVVIIDGKTQHAVLLELFTNQGTGTLIHK; encoded by the coding sequence ATGACCGACCAGCACATCAGCCCGCTCGATCAGGCCCGCATCCTGTCCGAGGCGCTGCCGCACATGCAGGAATATGACGAGGAAACCATCGTCATCAAATATGGCGGCCATGCCATGGGCGCCGAGGACACCGCCAAGGCGTTCGCGCGCGACATCGTGCTGCTGGAGCAGACCGCGATCAATCCGGTGGTCGTGCATGGCGGCGGGCCGCAGATCGCGACCATGCTGAAGCGCCTCGGCATTCAGTCGGAATTCGCGGCCGGCCTGCGCATCACCGACGCCGCGACCATCGAGATCGTCGAGATGGTGCTGGCGGGCTCGGTCAACAAGCAGATCGTCGGCTACATCAACGAAGCCGGCGGCAAGGCCGTTGGCCTCTCCGGCAAGGACGGCAACATGGTTAAGGCGTCGAAGACGACGCGCACCATGGTCGATCCGGATTCCAATATCGAGAAGGCGGTCGACCTCGGCTTCGTCGGCGACCCCGAAAAGGTCGACCTCACGCTGCTCAATCAGCTGATCGGCTATGAGCTGATCCCGGTGCTGGCGCCGCTGGCGACCTCGCAGGACGGCCAGACGCTGAACATCAACGCCGACACCTTTGCCGGCGCGATCGCGGGCGCGCTGAAGGCCAAGCGCCTGCTGCTGCTGACCGACGTGCCCGGCGTGCTGGACAAGTCCAAGAAGCTGATCCCGGACCTCTCGATCAAGGAAGCCCGCAAGCTGATCGCCGACGGCACGATCTCCGGCGGCATGATCCCGAAGGTCGAGACCTGCATCTATGCGCTCGAGCAGGGCGTGCAGGGCGTCGTGATCATCGACGGCAAGACGCAGCACGCGGTGCTGCTCGAGCTCTTCACCAACCAGGGCACCGGCACGCTGATCCATAAGTAA
- a CDS encoding DUF1036 domain-containing protein produces MSLPAALVSILFSSAPAHADLKLCNRMSYVIEAAIGIDDKAATATRGWFRIDPATCRVVVQGTLTADRVLLNARALGVYGASPIPQNGTDTLCVAQDNFVIAAARQCRSGQTPAQFTQITPTQTDDGNLVAYLAEDSEYDDEQARLAGIQRLLVIAGYDAAPIDGVDGPKTQSALSAFLKGRGLASDIVQSPNFFATMIDAVQKPSASGLTWCNDTQYKVMAAVATDDGKVVTSRGWYRIDPGKCLHPDVTGMPKQIYSFAEAVDSDNRAIRIRDKPLNWGGAVQLCTRESKFEINEQGDCATRGLAALGFTTVDMTSGGKTLRFAMP; encoded by the coding sequence ATGTCGCTGCCGGCCGCGCTGGTATCAATCCTGTTCTCGTCGGCGCCGGCGCATGCCGACCTCAAGCTCTGCAACCGCATGAGCTATGTGATCGAGGCCGCGATCGGCATCGACGACAAGGCGGCGACAGCGACACGCGGCTGGTTCCGCATCGATCCCGCGACCTGCCGGGTGGTGGTGCAGGGCACGCTGACCGCCGACCGCGTGCTGCTCAATGCGCGCGCGCTCGGCGTCTACGGCGCCTCGCCGATCCCGCAGAACGGCACCGACACGCTCTGCGTCGCGCAGGACAATTTCGTGATCGCCGCCGCGCGCCAATGCCGCTCCGGCCAGACGCCGGCGCAGTTCACCCAGATCACGCCGACGCAGACCGATGACGGCAATCTCGTCGCCTATCTCGCCGAGGACAGCGAGTATGACGACGAGCAGGCGCGGCTCGCCGGCATCCAGCGCCTGCTGGTGATCGCGGGCTACGACGCGGCGCCGATCGATGGCGTCGACGGGCCGAAGACCCAGAGCGCGCTGTCGGCGTTCCTGAAGGGCCGCGGGCTCGCCAGCGACATCGTGCAGTCGCCGAACTTCTTCGCCACCATGATCGATGCCGTGCAGAAGCCGTCGGCGTCGGGGCTGACCTGGTGCAACGATACACAGTACAAGGTGATGGCCGCAGTTGCGACCGATGACGGCAAGGTGGTGACCAGCCGCGGCTGGTATCGGATCGACCCCGGCAAGTGCCTGCACCCCGACGTCACTGGCATGCCGAAGCAGATCTATTCGTTCGCCGAGGCCGTCGACAGCGACAACCGCGCCATCCGCATCAGGGACAAGCCACTGAACTGGGGCGGCGCGGTGCAGCTTTGCACCCGCGAGAGCAAATTCGAGATCAACGAGCAGGGCGATTGCGCCACCCGCGGCCTCGCCGCGCTCGGCTTCACCACCGTCGACATGACCAGCGGCGGCAAGACGCTGCGCTTTGCGATGCCGTGA
- a CDS encoding pyrimidine 5'-nucleotidase, giving the protein MKTPRSFGHVETWVFDLDNTLYPHHVNLWQQVDARIGEFVSNWLKVTPGEARRLQKDYYLRYGTTMRGMMTEHGVQADDYLAYVHKIDHSPLQPNPAMGAAIAKLPGRKLILTNGSVDHVDAVLDRLGITNHFDGVFDIIAADLEPKPAPQTYQKFLRLHDVDPAKAAMFEDLARNLVVPHELGMTTVLVVPDGSQEVVRETWELEGRDAAHVDHVTDDLTGFLQRLNGKP; this is encoded by the coding sequence ATGAAAACTCCCCGCAGCTTCGGCCATGTCGAGACCTGGGTGTTCGACCTCGACAACACGCTGTACCCGCATCACGTCAATCTGTGGCAGCAGGTCGATGCGCGGATCGGCGAGTTCGTCAGCAACTGGCTGAAGGTGACGCCCGGGGAAGCGCGACGCCTGCAGAAGGACTATTACCTGCGCTACGGCACCACGATGCGCGGCATGATGACCGAGCATGGCGTGCAGGCGGACGACTACCTCGCCTATGTGCACAAGATCGATCATTCCCCGCTGCAGCCGAATCCGGCGATGGGGGCTGCGATCGCCAAACTCCCCGGGCGCAAGCTGATCCTGACCAACGGCTCGGTCGACCATGTCGATGCGGTGCTGGACCGGCTCGGCATCACCAACCATTTCGACGGCGTGTTCGACATCATCGCGGCCGATCTCGAGCCGAAACCGGCGCCGCAGACCTATCAGAAGTTCCTCAGGCTGCACGACGTCGATCCGGCAAAAGCCGCGATGTTCGAGGACCTCGCGCGCAATCTGGTCGTGCCCCATGAGCTCGGCATGACCACCGTGCTGGTGGTGCCCGACGGCAGCCAGGAGGTGGTGCGCGAGACCTGGGAGCTCGAAGGCCGCGACGCCGCCCATGTCGACCATGTCACGGACGATCTGACCGGGTTCTTGCAGCGGCTGAACGGAAAGCCCTGA
- the dapD gene encoding 2,3,4,5-tetrahydropyridine-2,6-dicarboxylate N-succinyltransferase, translating into MSLSALETTVNTAFDAREGISTSTKGEVREAVDHALELLDKGETRVAEREASGKWKVNQWLKKAVLLSFRLNDMGQIAGGPGKASWWDKVPSKFEGWGENRFRDAGFRAVPGAIVRRSAFIARNVVLMPSFVNLGAYVDEATMIDTWSTVGSCAQIGKRVHISGGVGIGGVLEPLQAEPVIVEDDCFIGARSEVAEGVIVRKGAVLAMGVFLGASTKIVDRETGEIFVGEVPEYAVVVPGTMPAKPLKNGQPGPAVACAVIVKRVDERTRAKTSINELLRD; encoded by the coding sequence ATGTCGCTGTCCGCCCTCGAAACCACCGTCAACACCGCGTTCGACGCCCGCGAAGGCATTTCGACCTCGACCAAGGGCGAGGTCCGCGAGGCCGTCGATCACGCGCTGGAGCTGCTCGACAAGGGCGAGACCCGCGTCGCGGAGCGCGAGGCCAGCGGCAAGTGGAAGGTCAATCAGTGGCTGAAGAAGGCGGTGCTGCTCTCGTTCCGCCTCAACGACATGGGCCAGATCGCGGGCGGCCCGGGCAAGGCGTCTTGGTGGGACAAGGTGCCCTCGAAGTTCGAGGGCTGGGGCGAGAACCGCTTTCGCGACGCCGGCTTCCGCGCCGTGCCGGGCGCGATCGTGCGCCGCTCGGCCTTCATCGCCCGCAACGTCGTGCTGATGCCCTCCTTCGTCAATCTCGGCGCCTATGTCGATGAAGCCACCATGATCGACACCTGGTCGACGGTCGGCTCCTGCGCCCAGATCGGCAAGCGCGTGCACATCTCCGGCGGCGTCGGCATCGGCGGCGTGCTCGAGCCGCTGCAGGCCGAGCCTGTCATCGTCGAGGACGACTGCTTCATCGGCGCGCGCAGCGAGGTCGCCGAGGGCGTGATCGTGCGCAAGGGCGCAGTGCTGGCGATGGGCGTGTTCCTCGGCGCCTCCACCAAGATCGTCGACCGCGAGACCGGCGAGATCTTCGTCGGCGAGGTCCCGGAATATGCCGTCGTGGTGCCCGGCACCATGCCGGCCAAGCCGCTCAAGAACGGCCAGCCGGGACCTGCGGTCGCCTGCGCCGTGATCGTCAAGCGCGTCGACGAGCGCACCCGCGCCAAGACCAGCATCAACGAGCTGCTGCGGGACTGA
- a CDS encoding DUF805 domain-containing protein encodes MDWANYLFGFKGRVNRAKFWLAGLIIVCSMMFLALLVVSAGLGGKDGFGFNVDDIFRAFDPDSYKSLTSAGLPALLVKASGTALFVWVYIAVSIKRLHDRDKSGWWMVPYFAIPGLMSQFSGRLPDESYLMMAAGLIVFVLYIWGFIELAFLRGTSYPNRYGPNPLGKTHDRRGGDRGSGSRSGRGWDQQSELEMIPHKAGPPAV; translated from the coding sequence ATGGACTGGGCCAATTACCTGTTCGGCTTCAAGGGCCGCGTCAACCGGGCCAAATTCTGGCTCGCAGGGTTGATCATCGTCTGCTCGATGATGTTCCTCGCCCTGCTGGTGGTCTCGGCCGGCCTTGGCGGCAAGGATGGGTTTGGCTTCAATGTCGACGACATCTTCCGGGCCTTTGACCCGGACAGCTACAAGTCGCTGACCTCTGCCGGATTGCCGGCGCTGCTGGTCAAGGCGAGCGGCACGGCGCTGTTCGTCTGGGTCTATATCGCGGTCTCGATCAAGCGCCTGCACGACCGCGACAAGAGCGGCTGGTGGATGGTCCCGTACTTCGCGATCCCCGGTCTCATGAGCCAGTTCTCAGGCCGGCTTCCCGACGAGTCTTATTTGATGATGGCCGCGGGCCTGATCGTCTTCGTGCTCTATATCTGGGGCTTCATCGAGCTCGCCTTCCTGCGGGGCACGTCATACCCAAATCGATACGGTCCCAATCCGCTGGGAAAAACCCATGACAGGCGAGGAGGCGACCGCGGCAGTGGGTCGCGCTCCGGGCGGGGCTGGGATCAGCAGAGCGAGCTCGAAATGATACCGCACAAAGCTGGTCCACCCGCGGTGTGA
- the dapE gene encoding succinyl-diaminopimelate desuccinylase, whose protein sequence is MNDAVSITRDLVRCPSVTPADAGALGVLEGLLKAASFDVHRVTFSEPGTADVDNLYARIGSSAPHITFGGHTDVVPPGDESAWTIGAFSGEVKDGYLYGRGAVDMKGGIACSVAAVLQYLQDHGGKPQEDGNGSISFLITGDEEDVSINGTVKLLKWCAERGEKFDHCVLGEPSNVEVLGDMIKIGRRGSQSGTLVVDGVQGHVAYPHRASNPVPDISRLIVALSDEPLDHGSAQFQASNLEFTTVDVGNTAGNVIPGQARAKFNIRFNDNHTQESLRQLVDERLAKACGNRIRAHIDWQPSNSNVFVTKPGPFTDLAVAAIEEITGRKPELSTSGGTSDARFISSYCPVIEFGLVGQTMHQIDERTPVADLQKLTRIYRGVLDRYFA, encoded by the coding sequence ATGAATGATGCCGTCTCGATCACCCGCGATCTCGTTCGCTGCCCCTCCGTCACCCCGGCCGACGCCGGCGCACTCGGCGTTCTCGAAGGCCTGCTGAAGGCGGCGAGCTTCGACGTCCACCGCGTGACGTTCTCCGAGCCCGGCACCGCCGATGTCGACAATCTCTACGCCCGCATCGGCAGCTCCGCGCCGCACATCACCTTCGGCGGCCACACCGACGTGGTGCCGCCCGGCGATGAATCAGCGTGGACGATCGGCGCATTCTCCGGCGAGGTGAAGGACGGCTATCTCTACGGCCGCGGCGCCGTCGACATGAAGGGCGGCATCGCCTGCAGCGTCGCCGCGGTGCTGCAATATCTGCAGGACCATGGCGGCAAGCCACAAGAAGACGGCAACGGCTCGATCTCCTTCCTGATTACCGGCGACGAGGAAGACGTCTCGATCAACGGCACCGTCAAGCTGTTGAAATGGTGTGCCGAGCGCGGCGAGAAATTCGATCATTGCGTGCTCGGCGAGCCCTCCAATGTCGAGGTGCTCGGCGACATGATCAAGATCGGCCGGCGTGGCTCGCAATCCGGCACGCTTGTCGTCGACGGCGTGCAGGGCCATGTGGCCTATCCGCACCGCGCCTCGAATCCGGTGCCTGATATCTCGCGGCTGATCGTGGCGCTGAGCGACGAGCCGCTCGATCACGGCAGCGCGCAATTCCAGGCCAGCAATCTCGAATTCACCACGGTCGATGTCGGCAACACCGCCGGCAACGTGATCCCCGGCCAGGCGCGGGCGAAATTCAACATCCGCTTCAACGACAATCACACCCAGGAGAGCCTGCGGCAGCTGGTCGACGAGCGGCTGGCAAAAGCCTGCGGCAACCGCATCCGCGCCCACATCGACTGGCAACCGTCGAACTCGAACGTGTTCGTCACCAAGCCGGGGCCGTTCACCGACCTCGCCGTCGCTGCGATCGAGGAGATCACCGGCCGCAAGCCGGAGCTCTCGACCTCGGGCGGCACCTCGGACGCGCGCTTCATCTCGAGTTATTGCCCGGTGATCGAATTCGGCCTGGTCGGCCAGACCATGCATCAGATCGACGAGCGCACGCCGGTGGCCGATCTGCAGAAGCTGACGCGGATATATCGCGGCGTGCTGGACAGGTATTTTGCGTAA
- the truA gene encoding tRNA pseudouridine(38-40) synthase TruA, translating into MPRYKLTIEYDGTPFSGWQIQDTAPTVQGALETAVKAICGENVRVHGAGRTDAGVHARGQVAHCDIAKHFPPGRFRDGLNAHLRPNPIGVLAADIVSDDFEARFSAIKRHYLYRITNTRANLALDIGRVWRVPRALDADVMHNAAQRLLGKHDFTTFRDTECQARSPEKTLDQLDVTRDGDAVNIVTSARSFLHSQVRSMVGSLVWVGEGRWSADDLFGALAARNRAACGPVAPPDGLYLMRVDY; encoded by the coding sequence ATGCCGCGCTACAAGCTCACCATCGAATATGACGGCACGCCGTTCTCCGGCTGGCAGATCCAGGACACCGCGCCGACCGTGCAGGGCGCGCTGGAGACGGCGGTGAAGGCGATCTGCGGCGAGAACGTGCGCGTGCATGGCGCGGGCCGTACCGACGCCGGGGTGCATGCGCGCGGCCAGGTCGCGCATTGCGACATCGCCAAGCATTTCCCGCCCGGCCGCTTTCGCGACGGGCTGAACGCGCATCTGCGGCCGAATCCGATCGGCGTGCTGGCGGCGGATATCGTATCAGACGATTTCGAGGCACGGTTCTCGGCTATCAAGCGGCACTACCTCTATCGCATCACCAACACCCGCGCGAACCTCGCGCTCGACATCGGCCGCGTCTGGCGCGTGCCGCGCGCGCTCGATGCTGACGTGATGCACAACGCCGCGCAGCGGTTGCTCGGCAAGCACGATTTCACCACCTTCCGCGACACCGAGTGCCAGGCCAGGTCGCCGGAGAAGACGCTCGACCAGCTCGACGTCACCCGCGACGGCGATGCCGTCAACATCGTGACGTCGGCGCGCTCGTTCCTGCACAGCCAGGTGCGCTCGATGGTGGGCTCGCTGGTCTGGGTCGGCGAGGGCCGCTGGAGCGCGGACGATCTCTTTGGTGCGCTCGCCGCCCGCAACCGCGCCGCTTGCGGCCCGGTCGCGCCGCCGGACGGGCTCTATCTGATGCGGGTGGATTACTAG
- the fmt gene encoding methionyl-tRNA formyltransferase: MPLRLIFMGTPDFAVPTLLELVAHGHEVAAVYTRAPKPGGRRGLQLQPTPVEQEARRLGIPVLTPKTLKTPEALEEFRAHDADAAVVVAYGMILPQAILDAPKLGCFNLHASLLPRWRGAAPINRAIMAGDAESGVMVMKMDVGLDTGDVAMAERLPITDSMTASDLHDALAPLGADLMVRAMGALQRGGLQLTKQSEDGVTYAAKIEKAEARIDWKQPTHAVLRHIHGLSPFPGAWCELAGEGEPVRLKILRCEFAKGSGEPGDLLDDKFAVACGDGAVRILELQRAGKAPMKAADFLRGTPLKPGARLA, encoded by the coding sequence ATGCCGCTCCGCCTGATCTTCATGGGCACGCCCGATTTCGCGGTGCCGACGCTGCTGGAGCTTGTGGCCCATGGCCATGAGGTCGCAGCCGTTTACACCCGCGCGCCGAAGCCGGGCGGGCGGCGCGGCCTGCAGTTGCAGCCGACGCCGGTCGAGCAGGAGGCGCGCCGCCTCGGCATTCCAGTGCTGACGCCGAAGACGCTCAAGACGCCGGAGGCGCTCGAGGAATTTCGCGCCCATGACGCGGATGCCGCCGTCGTCGTCGCCTATGGCATGATCCTGCCGCAGGCTATCCTCGATGCGCCGAAGCTCGGCTGCTTCAACCTGCATGCCTCGCTGCTGCCGCGCTGGCGCGGCGCCGCGCCGATCAACCGCGCCATCATGGCGGGCGACGCCGAGAGCGGCGTGATGGTGATGAAGATGGATGTCGGTCTCGACACCGGCGACGTCGCGATGGCCGAGCGGTTGCCGATCACGGACAGCATGACGGCATCCGATCTGCACGACGCGCTGGCGCCGCTTGGTGCCGATTTGATGGTGCGCGCGATGGGCGCGCTGCAGCGTGGCGGCTTGCAGCTTACGAAGCAGAGCGAGGACGGCGTCACCTACGCCGCCAAGATCGAGAAGGCCGAGGCGCGAATCGACTGGAAGCAGCCGACGCATGCGGTGCTGCGGCACATTCACGGGCTCTCGCCATTCCCCGGCGCCTGGTGCGAGCTCGCCGGCGAAGGCGAGCCGGTGCGGCTGAAAATCCTGCGTTGCGAATTCGCCAAGGGCTCGGGCGAGCCGGGCGATCTGCTCGACGACAAATTTGCGGTCGCTTGCGGCGACGGCGCGGTCCGGATTCTCGAATTGCAGCGCGCCGGCAAGGCGCCGATGAAAGCGGCGGATTTTCTGCGCGGCACGCCGCTGAAGCCGGGCGCGCGGCTCGCCTGA